The genomic segment CCATCGTGAACGCCAGGCGCCCGGCGTGGTTGGAGGAAATGCCCATCAGGCGCGCGCCGAGACGATTGACCGCGGTGGCCCGCAGCGCCTTGCCGGACAGCGTCTTCTCGAAATAGAGCCAGAGCAGCACGATCAGGGCGAGCGAGGCGGCGAAGATGATGACGGTCTGCCCGTTCAGCGTGAGCGGGCCGGCCGAGAAGCGCTCGCTCCAGAAGCTGGGGTTGCGGAAGCCTTCGGCGCCGAAGAAGTACAGGCCCAGGCCGACGAGCGCGAAGTGCACGCCGACCGAGACGATGAGCAGCACCAGCACGCTGGCGTCGGCCAGCTTCTCGTACGCGAGCCGGTAGATCAGCGTGCCGAACGGCGTGACCAGCGCCAGCGTGAGCAGGGCCTGCACGACGAGGGGAAAGCCCCTGGGCGCGGCCCAGAGGGCGATGAGGGAGACGACCACCGGCACGCCGAGCGTGCGCAGCACCTGCTTGCCGATGCGCGCGGCAGGCTGGTGGTGCCGCACGCCGTTGTAGACGTCGGACACGGCCGCGGCGATGGCCAGCGCCAGCAGGAACCACACCGTGCCGGGCACCTTGCCGGCTTGCAGCAGGGCCAGCGTGAGCGCGCCGAACGCGACGAACTCGCCCTGGGGAATGAAGATGACACGCGTCACGGCGAACAGCAGCACCGTGGCCAGCGCCAGCAGCGCGTAGACGGCCCCGTTGGTGAGGCCGTCCAGGGCGAGGATGCCGGCTATCGAGAGATCCATCGTTTTCTGTCTTTTCCCTCCCCCGCCGGGGGAGGGCAGGGTGGGGGCACGCACGCGGTTCGGTCATACGGAGCGCTTGATCTGCGCGCCGCACGTGCCCCCACCCCAGCCCTCCCCCCAGCGCGGGAGGGAGTCTTCCTGGCTCTTCTTATTTCTCGACGACGAACTTCCCGTCCGCCACCTTCAGCATCACGCCCGTCTCGTTCGTGTAGCCCCAGTGGTCGTCCTTGGTCCAGTTCATCACGCCGTGCGCGAACACGGTGCGGCCCATGGTCTCGAAGGCCTCGCGCAGGCCGGCGCGGAACTCCGGCGTGCCCGGCTTGCCCTTCTTGAGCGCGATCGGCACGGCCTTGTTCAGCGCGATGGCGGCGTCGTAGCTGTGGCCGGCGAACTGGTTGGGCGGGCCGAAGTTCTTCTCGTAGCTGGTGAAGAAGTCGATGGCCGCCTTCTTGGACGGATGGCCGTCGGGCAGCTGGTGTCCCACCATGGCCGGGCCGGACACCACGTAGGTGCCTTCCACGGCCTTGCCGCCGATGCGCATCAGGTCGGCGGTGGCGGCGGCGTGCGTCTGGTAGATCTTGCCCTTGTAGCCGCGCTCGGTCAGGGCCATCTGCGGCATCGCTGCGCCCGATCCGGAGGCGACGACCAGGATGGCGTCCGGGTTGGACGAGACCAGCTTCAGCGCCTGCGGCGTGACGCTGGTGTCGGTGCGCGCGAAACGTTCGGCGGCGACGATCTTCATGCCGGCCTTCTCGGCCAGCGGCGTGATCGCCTTGAGCCACAGTTCGCCGTAAGCGTCGGTGTAGCCGAGGAAGCCGATCGACTTGACCTTCTGCTTCTTCATGTGCTCCACCATGGCGTACGCCATCACGTCGTTGCCTTGCGGCAGGCGGAACAGCCATGGGCTGTCGCCGCCCACGGGCGAAGCAGCCAGCTGCACCGTCTTGGCTTCGGTCGCTACCGGCGTCATGGCGCCCGCGACGGGCGTCAGGGAGGAACCGATGATCAGGTCGACCTTGTCCTCGGTGACGAAGCGGCGGGCGTTGCTCACGCCCTTTCCGGGGTCCGACGCGTCGTCCAGGACGATCAGGTTGACCTTCTCGCCCGCGATCTCCTTGGGGAACAGCTTGAACTGGTTCTGCATCGGGATGCCGAGGCCCGAGCCGGGGCCGGTGAGCGAGAGGCTCACGCCGATGTTGATGTCGGCCAGCGCCGCGCCGGCGGCCAGCAGCGTCACGGCGGCCGTGACCAGGGTGCGTGTGAACTTCATGTGGGTGTGTCTCCTGTTGAAAAGAAAAGGCCGGCGCTTCAGCGGGGCGCCATGCGCAGGGCGCCGTCGAGGCGGATCACCTCGCCGTTGAGGTGCGTGTTGGTGACGATATGGCAGGCGAGCTGCGCGAACTCCTCGGGTTTGCCCAGCCTCGGCGGGAACGGGATCGACGCGGCCAGCGACTGCTGCACCGGCTCGGGCAGCTGGCGCATGAGTGGCGTGGAGAACAGGCCCGGCGCGATGGTGCACACGCGGATGCCGTGCTGCGCGAGGTCGCGCGCCATCGGCAGCGTCATGCCCACCAGCCCGCCCTTGGACGCGCTGTAGGCCTGCTGGCCCACCTGGCCGTCGAATGCGGCCACGGATGCGGTGAAGAGCATCACGCCGCGCTCGCCGTCGTCCAGCTGCGGCAGCTTCGCGCACTCGGCGGCGAACAGGCGGCTGACGTTGTAGGTGCCGACCAGGTTGATGTTGACCACGCGCGCGAAGTCTTCCAGCGGCGCCGCGCTGCCGTCCTTCTGCACCACTCGCTTGGCGGTGCCGATGCCGGCGATGTTCATGCAGATGCGCGCCGGGCCGTGCGCCTGCGCCGCCTTGGCCAGCGCGTCCTGCACGCTCTGCGCGTTCGTGATGTCGCATTGGTACGCCACGCCGCCGATCTCGGCGGCGACCTTCTGCGCCAGGTCGAGGTTGACGTCCAGCACCGCGACCCTGGCGCCCAGGCGCGCCAGCTCGCGCGCCGTGGCTTCGCCGAGGCCCGAGGCGCCGCCCGTGACGAGGGCGGCCTGTCCCTGGATGTTCATCGCTTGCCTCCTTGAGGCTTGAGGGTGAAGGGCAGGGCGTCGTCATGGAAGGCCTGCACCAGAGCGTCGCGGTGCTTGAGCACCGCGCGCTGGTTGATCGAGCCCTTGTCGGTGACCTCGCCCTTGTCGATCGAAGGCGCCTCGTGCATCAGGTGCAGCCGCGCGACGCGGTTGGCGCTGCCCGTGCCCTGCGCCGCCAGCTCGTTCCCGACCTTCTGGAAGTGGGCTTGCACGGGGGTGCTCTCCAGCACCGACTGCATGGGCGCGTTGTCCGGCAGGCCGGCGAGCTTGCGCACGGCAGCCGTGGGGATGACGAGCGCGCCGACTTCCTGGCGGTTGAGCCCGGTGATGACCGCGTCCTGCACGAAGGGCGCGCCGGCCGCGATGATCTTCGCGCGCAGCGGGCCGACGCTGACGAAGGTGCCGGTGGCCAGCTTGAAGTCCTCGGCGATGCGGCCGTCGAAGCGCAGGCCGAGGTTCGGATTGCCCTCATCGATCCACTGCACGGCGTCGCCGGTTCGGAAGAACCCTTCCTCGTCGAACGCCTCGGCCGTCGCATCGGGCGAGCGCCAGTAGCCCGGCGTGACGTTCGGGCCCTTGTAGCGGACCTCGACCTTGCCCTCAGTGGGCACCAGCTTGAGCTCCATGCCCGGGCAGGGCAGGCCCAGGTGGCCGGACTTGACCTGCGGGTTGGTGATGAAGATGGCGAAGGGCGACGACTCGGTCATGCCCAGGCCGGTGCCCATCACGATGCGCTCGCCGATCTCGGCTTCCTGCACCTCGTGCAGCAGGTCCCAGACCGGCTGCGCGAGCGCCGCGCCGGAATAGAAGAACATGCGCACGCGCGACAGCAGGTTGCGGCGCAGCACCGGATCGGCCTTCATCGCGTGCGCCAGGGCTTCGAAGCCGGTGGGCACGTTGAAGTAGATGGTGGGCGCCACCTCGCGCAGGTTGCGCAGCGTCTCGCCCATCAGCGCGGGCGTGGGCTTGCCGTCGTCGATGTAGAGCGAGCCGCCGTTGTAGAGCACCAGGCCGACGTTGTGGTTGCCGCCGAAGGTGTGGTTCCAGGGCAGCCAGTCCACCAGCACCGGCGGCTGCTCGGCCAGCACCGGCATCGACTGGCGCATCTGCTGCTGGTTGGCGCACCACATGCCGTGGGTGTTGATCACGGCCTTGGGCAGCTTGGTCGAGCCCGAGGTGAACAGGAACTTCGTAATCGTCTGCGGACCGGTGGCCTGCATGGCTGCGTCGACCGCGGGCGTGGGCGCGGTTTCGAGCAGCTGCGACCAGCGCGTGACGGTGCGGCCGGGCACTTCGCCCTGGGCCAGCACGACTTCGGTGTCGGGCTTGACGGCGGCCGCGATCGCCTTGGCATAGCGCGAGCCCTCCGTGGCGAAGACGAGGCCGGGCGTCAGCGTGTCCAGCACGTGCCGCAGCTTGTCGTAGTCCTGGCTGACGGTCGAATACGCGGGCGAGACCGGGCAGTAGGGGATGCCGGCGTAGACGCAGCCGAGCGCCAGCAGCGCGTGCTCGAGGCTGTTCTCGCTGAGGATGGCGACCGGCCGCTCGGGCGAAAGGCCGCGGTCGAGCAGCGCCTGGCCGATGCTGCGGGCGGCGCGCAGCGCTTCGCCGTAGGTGATCCGCTGCCAGTCGCCGGTGCTACCGTCCGCGCGCTTCTCGCGGCGCGCCATGAACAGGCGGCCGGGATCGGAGGTGGCCCAGTGCACCAGCTTGTCCGTCATGCGGGTGGCGCAGGGCTGCAGGTCGAGCTCGGCGCGCACGTACTGCACGCCCTCGGCGGTGGTGCGGATGTCCGCCCGGGTGACGCCGAACGTCAGGGGCCGGTAGCGGGGCGGGGCGCCCATGTCCATCGCCCCGCTCACCCCTTGCTCACCTTGCCGGCCCGGCCTTCCAGGAAGGCGCGCACGCGCTCCTTGGCCTCGGGCGCGCTCTGGGCGATGGCGGACATCAGCGCTTCGGTGAGGTAGCCCTGGTCGGCCGGCTGCTCGGCGATGCGGGGCAGCGCGTGCATCAGCGCGTAGTTGGTCAGCGGCGCGTTCTGCGCGATTCGCCCGGCCAGCTCCATCGCCTTGGCGAACGACTGGCCCTGCGGCACGAGGTACTGGGCGAAGCCGGCGCGCTCGCCGTCCTGGGCGTTGTAGACGCGGCCGGTCAACATCATGTCGGCCATGCGGGCGACGCCGATCAGCCGCGGGATGCGGACCGATCCGCCGCCGCCCACGAAGATGCCGCGCGAACCCTCGGGCAGCGCGTAGAAGGTCGTCTCGTCAGCCACCCGGACGTGGCAGGCCGCGGCGAGCTCGAGGCCGCCGCCGACCACCGCGCCATGCAGCGCGGCCACGACGGGCACGGGGCCGAACTGCACCTCTTCCAGCGCGGCGTGCCACATGCGCGAGTGGTGCATGCCGGCGCCGGCGTCGCGCTCCTGCAGCTCGGACAGGTCGAGCCCGGCGCAGAAGTGGTCGCCGGAACCGTCGAGCACGGCGGCGCGGATGCCGTCGGGCAGGCTTTCGAAGGCGTCGCGTATGGCCAGGATGAGGCCGTCGTTGAGGGCGTTGCGCTTGGCGCCACGGTTCAGGCGCACGACGGCCACTTCGCCGCGGTGCTCGATCTGGAGGTCTTGGGAGTTCATGATGCGTCCGGAGAGCGCAAGTTAAGGGCGGATTATTGGTTATGGGCAATAATCAAAACAAGCCTTTCACGACGGGGTAAACCCTGATCCCGGAGACCGACATGGACCACGCCAACCTCATCGCCATCGACGTGCACACGCACGCGGAAGTCAGCTGCTGGAACCCCTTCGACAACTACGGCGAGGAGTACGACCGCGCGGCGGACAAGTACTTCAGGAACGCGCGCCGCCCCACCATCGCCGAGACGATCGCGTACTACCGCGAGCGGAAGATCGGCCTGGTCATGTTCACGGTCGACAGCGAGTCCAACCTGGGCCGCCGCCGCATCCCGAACGAGGAGATCGCGCAGGCGGCCAACGAGAACAGCGACATGATGGTCTGCTTCGCCAGCATCGACCCGCACAAGGGGAAGATGGGCGCGCGCGAGGCCGAACGCCTGATCAAGGAGCATGGCGTCAAGGGCTTCAAGTTCCATCCCACCGTGCAGGGCTACCACCCGTACGACCGCATGGCCTGGCCGATCTACGAGGTGATCAACGCGCACAAGATGCCGACGATCTTCCACACGGGCCACAGCGGCATCGGATCGGGCATGCGATGCGGCGGCGGCCTGCGGCTGGAGTACAGCAATCCGATCCACCTGGACGACGTGGCGATCGACTTCCCGGACATGCAAATCGTCATGGCGCATCCCAGCTTCCCGTGGCAGGACGAGGCGCTCTCGGTGGCGACGCACAAGCCGAACGTGTGGATCGACCTCTCGGGCTGGAGCCCCAAGTACTTCCCGAAGCAGCTGGTGCAGTACGCCAACACGCTGCTGAAGGACCGCATCCTGTTCGGCAGCGACTACCCGCTGATCACGCCGGACCGCTGGATGAAGGACTTCGAGGACGCCGGCTTCAAGCCCGAGGTGATGCCCGGAATCCTCAAGGGCAACGCGGTGCGGCTGCTCGGATTCGCCTGACCGCGGTGCGGGTTCCGGTGCCGCCCAGGCTGCGTGCGGTGCGCAACGCACCGGGACCGCGCCGCCGCCGATCCGTGTTGCCTGAAACACTGTTTTTCGCTGCGCACGAGACACGCTGCGCGGCGCGCAAAGTGCCGCAAAAACCTCGCTCGCGCAAGCGGCTTTACGTGTCGACGCGAAGCTGTTGCGCCCTCGTCGCGCGCGGTGCACAGAGCAATCCCCTAGAAACTTTTTCCGCTTCATTTTTCTCTACGGTTCACCTACAGTGAAGTCCGTTCTTTGCCTACAGCTCCACGGTGCCTCAGCGGGGGTTAGGCGCTAAAGTGGAAGCGGACATCAGTGGGCGGAGCAAGGCTGGAGCCGAGCGAAACCGAAGGAGTTCTCATGGATGTGGTTCGCAATTTCCTGGCGCGGTACGAGCAGACCCGCGAGGAAGAAATGTCGCTTGAGGATTACCTCGAGCTGTGCAAGAAGGACAGGCTGGTCTACGCCACCGCCGCCGAGCGCATGCTGGCCGCGATCGGCGAGCCGGAGATGATCGACACCCGCCACGATCCGCGCCTGTCGCGCATCTTCGGCAACAAGATGGTTCGCATCTATCCGGCCTTCAAGGATTTCTACGGACTGGAAGAGCCGATCGAGCAGGTGGTCTCGCACTTCCGCCATGCCGCGCAGGGCCTGGAAGAGAAGAAGCAGATCCTCTACCTGCTGGGCCCGGTGGGCGGCGGCAAGTCCTCCATCGCCGAGCGCCTCAAGCAGCTGATGGAGCAGGTGCCGTTCTACTCGATCAAGGGCTCGCCTGTGAACGAGTCGCCGCTGGGCCTGTTCAACAACGACGAGGACGCGCCCATCCTGGAGCAGCAGTTCAGCATCCCGCGCCGCTACACGCAGCGCATCATGTCGCCGTGGGCGGTCAAGCGGCTGGAGGAATTCGGCGGCGACATCCGCAAGTTCCGCGTCGTCAAGCGCTACCCGTCGATCCTCAAGCAGATCGGCATCGCCAAGACCGAACCGGGCGACGAGAACAACCAGGACATCAGCTCGCTGGTCGGCAAGATCGACATCCGCAAGCTGGAGACCTACGCGCAGGACGACCCGGACGCCTACAGCTACTCCGGCGGCCTGTGCCTGGCCAACCAGGGCCTGCTGGAATTCGTCGAGATGTTCAAGGCGCCGATCAAGGTGCTGCATCCGCTGCTGACGGCCACGCAGGAAGGCAACTTCAAGGGCACGGAAGGCTTCGGCGCGATCCCGTTCGACGGCATCGTCATGGCCCACTCCAACGAGAGCGAGTGGAAGGCGTTCAAGAACAATAAGAACAACGAGGCGTTCCTCGACCGCATCTACATCGTCAAGGTGCCGTACTGCCTGCGCGTGACCGAGGAAATGAAGATCTACGAGAAGTTGATCCGCAACTCCTCGCTCAAGGACGCGGTGTGCTCCCCCGGCACGCTGAAGATGATGGCGCAGTTCTCGGTGCTCACGCGCCTGAAGGAGCCGGAGAACAGCAGCATCTTCTCCAAGATGCTGATCTACGACGGTGAGAACCTGAAGGACACCGACCCCAAGGCCAAGAGCTACCAGGAGTACCGCGACTACGCGGGGGTCGACGAGGGCATGACGGGCATCTCCACGCGCTTCGCGTTCAAGATCCTGTCCAAGGTCTTCAACTTCGACTCCAACGAGATCGCCGCCAACCCGGTGCACCTGATGTACGTGCTGGAGCAGCAGATCGAGCGCGAGCAGTTTCCGCCGGAGGTCGAGCAGAAGTACCTGTCGTACATCAAGGAGCACCTGTCGGCCCGCTATGCGGAGTTCATCGGCAAGGAGATCCAGACCGCGTACCTAGAGTCGTATTCGGAATACGGCCAGAACATCTTCGACCGCTACGTCACGTACGCTGACTTCTGGATCCAGGACCAGGAATACCGCGACACGGACACCGGCGAGATCTTCGACCGCGCCGCCCTCAACGCGGAACTGGAGAAGATCGAGAAGCCCGCCGGTCTGTCCAACCCCAAGGACTTCCGCAACGAGATCGTCAACTTCGTGCTGCGCGCGCGCGCCAACAACGCCGGCAAGAACCCGGTGTGGACCAGCTACGAGAAGCTTCGCACCGTCATCGAGAAGAAGATGTTCTCGAATACCGAGGACCTGCTGCCGGTGATCAGCTTCAATGCCAAGGCCAGCGCCGACGAGCAGAAGAAGCACGAGGACTTCGTCAACCGCATGGTCGAGAAGGGCTACACGCATCGCCAGGTGCGCCTGCTGTGCGAGTGGTACCTGCGGGTGCGCAAGAGCTCGTGACAACCATGGCCTAGACAAGAGGAAGCTGTACCGCCCGTGGCCTCCAACAACCGAACGGAGCGCTCGGCGCTTCACCAAGTCATCGACCGGCGGCTGTCGGGCAAGAACAAGTCCATCGGCAACCGGGAGAGGTTCCTGCGCCGCTACCGCGAGCAGATCCGGGACGCGGTGCGCAAGGCGGTCGGCGACCGCAGCATCCACAACATTGAAGACGGCGCCGACATCAGCCTGCCGCGCCGCGACGTCTCGGAGCCCGTGTTCAACCACGGCCCGGGCGGCAGCCGCGAGATGGTGCACCCGGGCAACCAGGAGTACGTTCGCGGCGACCGCATCCCGCGCCCGCGCGGCGGCGGGGGCGGTGGCGGCGGCAGCGGCGCATCGCCCGACGGCACCAGCGAGGACGACTTCACCTTCCGCATCACGCGGGAGGAGTTCATGAACTACTTCTTCGACGACCTGGCGCTGCCGCGGTTGATCCGCACGCAGCTGCTGGCGGATGCGCCGGAGTGGAAGACCCGCCGCGCCGGCTTCATCTCGGAAGGCAATCCCACCAGCCTGCACGTCGTGCGTTCGATGCGCACCGGCCTGGCCCGCCGCATCGCCATGGGCGGCGACGCGCGCCGCCAGCTGCGCCGGGCCGAAGAACACCTGAAGGTCATCGAAGCCCGGGCCGACACGCCGAAGGCCGAGATCGCCGCCCTCAAGGCCGAGATCGAGGAACTCCGCCAGCGCCTCAAGCGCGTGCCCTTCCTTGACCCGTTCGACCTGCGCTACCGCAACCGCGTTCGCGAGCCGCTGCCCACCAGCAAGGCCGTGATGTTCTGCCTGATGGACGTCTCCGGCTCGATGGACGAAGCGCGCAAGGACCTGGCCAAGCGCTTCTTCATCCTGCTGTACCTGTTCCTCACGCGGCACTACAAGCAGACCGACGTGATCTTCATCCGCCACCACACCCAGGCCGCCGAGGTGCCGGAGGACGAGTTCTTCCACGCCACTGAATCCGGCGGCACGGTGGTATCCAGCGCGCTGACGCTGATGCACGAGATCATCCGCGAGCGCTACATGGGCAGCGAGTGGAACATCTACGGCGCCCAGGCTTCCGACGGCGACAACTGGCAGCAGGACTCGTCCAAGTGCCGCGAGCTCCTCGACGGCAAGCTGCTGCCGCTGTGCCGCTACTTCGCGTACGTGCAGGTGGCCGACGAGGACCAGAACCTCTGGGAGGAATACACCCGCGTGCGCGACTCCAATGTCAACTTCGCGATGCAGAAGATCGTGACG from the Ramlibacter henchirensis genome contains:
- a CDS encoding branched-chain amino acid ABC transporter permease; the protein is MDLSIAGILALDGLTNGAVYALLALATVLLFAVTRVIFIPQGEFVAFGALTLALLQAGKVPGTVWFLLALAIAAAVSDVYNGVRHHQPAARIGKQVLRTLGVPVVVSLIALWAAPRGFPLVVQALLTLALVTPFGTLIYRLAYEKLADASVLVLLIVSVGVHFALVGLGLYFFGAEGFRNPSFWSERFSAGPLTLNGQTVIIFAASLALIVLLWLYFEKTLSGKALRATAVNRLGARLMGISSNHAGRLAFTMAAFIGALSGLLIGPTTTIFYDSGFIIGLKGFVAAVFAGLSSYPLALVGALAVGLLESFGSFWASAFKEVIVFSSILPVLLWRSLRDPHGEEH
- a CDS encoding ABC transporter substrate-binding protein, whose product is MKFTRTLVTAAVTLLAAGAALADINIGVSLSLTGPGSGLGIPMQNQFKLFPKEIAGEKVNLIVLDDASDPGKGVSNARRFVTEDKVDLIIGSSLTPVAGAMTPVATEAKTVQLAASPVGGDSPWLFRLPQGNDVMAYAMVEHMKKQKVKSIGFLGYTDAYGELWLKAITPLAEKAGMKIVAAERFARTDTSVTPQALKLVSSNPDAILVVASGSGAAMPQMALTERGYKGKIYQTHAAATADLMRIGGKAVEGTYVVSGPAMVGHQLPDGHPSKKAAIDFFTSYEKNFGPPNQFAGHSYDAAIALNKAVPIALKKGKPGTPEFRAGLREAFETMGRTVFAHGVMNWTKDDHWGYTNETGVMLKVADGKFVVEK
- a CDS encoding SDR family NAD(P)-dependent oxidoreductase produces the protein MNIQGQAALVTGGASGLGEATARELARLGARVAVLDVNLDLAQKVAAEIGGVAYQCDITNAQSVQDALAKAAQAHGPARICMNIAGIGTAKRVVQKDGSAAPLEDFARVVNINLVGTYNVSRLFAAECAKLPQLDDGERGVMLFTASVAAFDGQVGQQAYSASKGGLVGMTLPMARDLAQHGIRVCTIAPGLFSTPLMRQLPEPVQQSLAASIPFPPRLGKPEEFAQLACHIVTNTHLNGEVIRLDGALRMAPR
- a CDS encoding feruloyl-CoA synthase; the encoded protein is MGAPPRYRPLTFGVTRADIRTTAEGVQYVRAELDLQPCATRMTDKLVHWATSDPGRLFMARREKRADGSTGDWQRITYGEALRAARSIGQALLDRGLSPERPVAILSENSLEHALLALGCVYAGIPYCPVSPAYSTVSQDYDKLRHVLDTLTPGLVFATEGSRYAKAIAAAVKPDTEVVLAQGEVPGRTVTRWSQLLETAPTPAVDAAMQATGPQTITKFLFTSGSTKLPKAVINTHGMWCANQQQMRQSMPVLAEQPPVLVDWLPWNHTFGGNHNVGLVLYNGGSLYIDDGKPTPALMGETLRNLREVAPTIYFNVPTGFEALAHAMKADPVLRRNLLSRVRMFFYSGAALAQPVWDLLHEVQEAEIGERIVMGTGLGMTESSPFAIFITNPQVKSGHLGLPCPGMELKLVPTEGKVEVRYKGPNVTPGYWRSPDATAEAFDEEGFFRTGDAVQWIDEGNPNLGLRFDGRIAEDFKLATGTFVSVGPLRAKIIAAGAPFVQDAVITGLNRQEVGALVIPTAAVRKLAGLPDNAPMQSVLESTPVQAHFQKVGNELAAQGTGSANRVARLHLMHEAPSIDKGEVTDKGSINQRAVLKHRDALVQAFHDDALPFTLKPQGGKR
- a CDS encoding crotonase/enoyl-CoA hydratase family protein, translated to MNSQDLQIEHRGEVAVVRLNRGAKRNALNDGLILAIRDAFESLPDGIRAAVLDGSGDHFCAGLDLSELQERDAGAGMHHSRMWHAALEEVQFGPVPVVAALHGAVVGGGLELAAACHVRVADETTFYALPEGSRGIFVGGGGSVRIPRLIGVARMADMMLTGRVYNAQDGERAGFAQYLVPQGQSFAKAMELAGRIAQNAPLTNYALMHALPRIAEQPADQGYLTEALMSAIAQSAPEAKERVRAFLEGRAGKVSKG
- a CDS encoding amidohydrolase family protein; amino-acid sequence: MDHANLIAIDVHTHAEVSCWNPFDNYGEEYDRAADKYFRNARRPTIAETIAYYRERKIGLVMFTVDSESNLGRRRIPNEEIAQAANENSDMMVCFASIDPHKGKMGAREAERLIKEHGVKGFKFHPTVQGYHPYDRMAWPIYEVINAHKMPTIFHTGHSGIGSGMRCGGGLRLEYSNPIHLDDVAIDFPDMQIVMAHPSFPWQDEALSVATHKPNVWIDLSGWSPKYFPKQLVQYANTLLKDRILFGSDYPLITPDRWMKDFEDAGFKPEVMPGILKGNAVRLLGFA
- a CDS encoding PrkA family serine protein kinase; this encodes MDVVRNFLARYEQTREEEMSLEDYLELCKKDRLVYATAAERMLAAIGEPEMIDTRHDPRLSRIFGNKMVRIYPAFKDFYGLEEPIEQVVSHFRHAAQGLEEKKQILYLLGPVGGGKSSIAERLKQLMEQVPFYSIKGSPVNESPLGLFNNDEDAPILEQQFSIPRRYTQRIMSPWAVKRLEEFGGDIRKFRVVKRYPSILKQIGIAKTEPGDENNQDISSLVGKIDIRKLETYAQDDPDAYSYSGGLCLANQGLLEFVEMFKAPIKVLHPLLTATQEGNFKGTEGFGAIPFDGIVMAHSNESEWKAFKNNKNNEAFLDRIYIVKVPYCLRVTEEMKIYEKLIRNSSLKDAVCSPGTLKMMAQFSVLTRLKEPENSSIFSKMLIYDGENLKDTDPKAKSYQEYRDYAGVDEGMTGISTRFAFKILSKVFNFDSNEIAANPVHLMYVLEQQIEREQFPPEVEQKYLSYIKEHLSARYAEFIGKEIQTAYLESYSEYGQNIFDRYVTYADFWIQDQEYRDTDTGEIFDRAALNAELEKIEKPAGLSNPKDFRNEIVNFVLRARANNAGKNPVWTSYEKLRTVIEKKMFSNTEDLLPVISFNAKASADEQKKHEDFVNRMVEKGYTHRQVRLLCEWYLRVRKSS
- a CDS encoding YeaH/YhbH family protein gives rise to the protein MASNNRTERSALHQVIDRRLSGKNKSIGNRERFLRRYREQIRDAVRKAVGDRSIHNIEDGADISLPRRDVSEPVFNHGPGGSREMVHPGNQEYVRGDRIPRPRGGGGGGGGSGASPDGTSEDDFTFRITREEFMNYFFDDLALPRLIRTQLLADAPEWKTRRAGFISEGNPTSLHVVRSMRTGLARRIAMGGDARRQLRRAEEHLKVIEARADTPKAEIAALKAEIEELRQRLKRVPFLDPFDLRYRNRVREPLPTSKAVMFCLMDVSGSMDEARKDLAKRFFILLYLFLTRHYKQTDVIFIRHHTQAAEVPEDEFFHATESGGTVVSSALTLMHEIIRERYMGSEWNIYGAQASDGDNWQQDSSKCRELLDGKLLPLCRYFAYVQVADEDQNLWEEYTRVRDSNVNFAMQKIVTPAQIFPVFRDLFKKNPVGATP